The following proteins come from a genomic window of Methylorubrum populi:
- a CDS encoding LysR family transcriptional regulator produces the protein MDRLQGMRVFVRVAESGGFAGAARALNMSPPAVTRAVAALEAAIGARLLIRTTRSVKLTEAGGRYLEDCRRIFSELAEAEAAAAGSAATPTGTLTLTAPVQFGRLYVLPLATEYLTHHSAVAVRTLFLDRIVNMVEEGIDVGVRIGHLADSGLTAVRVGSVRRVVCAAPLYLERRGVPTAPRDLRGHAVIGSSNPGSLSEWRFGREQRTVVTIEPRLTCNTVDAVLAAAVEGWGIARLLSYQVAPALAEGRLRLLLEEHEAAPVPIHVVSPEGRRAPAKVRAFVDLAAARLRADPRVNPAAP, from the coding sequence ATGGATCGGCTTCAGGGCATGCGGGTGTTCGTGCGGGTTGCCGAGAGCGGTGGCTTTGCCGGCGCGGCGCGGGCGCTCAACATGAGCCCACCGGCGGTGACGCGGGCGGTGGCCGCGCTCGAAGCCGCCATCGGGGCGCGGCTCCTCATCCGCACCACCCGCTCGGTGAAGCTCACCGAGGCGGGCGGGCGCTATCTGGAAGATTGCCGCCGGATCTTTTCGGAGCTTGCCGAAGCCGAGGCCGCCGCAGCGGGCTCGGCCGCCACGCCCACCGGCACCCTGACGCTGACGGCGCCGGTGCAGTTCGGGCGCCTCTACGTGCTGCCGCTGGCGACCGAGTACCTCACCCACCATTCCGCGGTCGCCGTGCGGACGCTGTTCCTCGACCGGATCGTCAACATGGTCGAGGAGGGCATCGATGTCGGCGTGCGGATCGGGCATCTCGCCGATTCCGGGCTCACCGCGGTCCGGGTCGGCAGCGTGCGCCGGGTCGTGTGCGCGGCGCCGCTCTATCTGGAGCGGCGCGGCGTGCCGACGGCCCCGCGCGACCTGCGCGGGCACGCGGTGATCGGCTCATCGAATCCCGGCAGCCTGTCGGAATGGCGGTTCGGGCGCGAGCAGCGGACGGTCGTCACCATTGAGCCCCGGCTGACCTGCAACACGGTGGATGCGGTGCTCGCCGCGGCCGTGGAGGGCTGGGGGATCGCGCGGCTCCTGTCCTATCAGGTCGCGCCGGCCCTGGCCGAGGGACGCCTGCGCCTGCTGCTCGAAGAGCACGAGGCGGCGCCCGTCCCGATCCACGTGGTGAGCCCGGAAGGGCGGCGGGCGCCGGCCAAGGTGCGGGCCTTCGTCGATCTCGCCGCGGCACGGCTGCGCGCCGACCCGCGGGTGAACCCGGCCGCCCCGTGA
- a CDS encoding pyridoxamine 5'-phosphate oxidase family protein, with the protein MSRQAANPSSPWHRGEVAIQEHVGIAGRMAELGPRVIRDHLNEQHRAFFPLLPFAVIGSVDADGRPWATLREGAPGFLHAPDPFQLRVEAPRDPDDPAEAGLRDEEGVALLGIELATRRRNRLNGRIERSGPEGFAVRVEQSFGNCPQYIRIRHEVGPDVPWASRPRPRVSDRLDAAARAVVAAAETFFVASAVEEAGGRRQIDVSHRGGPAGFVRVDAEGRLTIPDYSGNRFFNTLGNMLENPRAGIVFPDFATGDLLQMSGRTEVVLEPAAEERIEGAERLWRFMPERVVFRAGALRLRFAAADAA; encoded by the coding sequence ATGAGCAGGCAGGCCGCCAACCCATCCTCTCCCTGGCACCGGGGCGAGGTGGCGATCCAGGAGCATGTCGGCATCGCCGGCCGGATGGCGGAACTCGGCCCGCGGGTGATCCGCGATCACCTGAACGAGCAGCACCGGGCGTTCTTCCCGCTCCTGCCCTTCGCGGTGATCGGGAGCGTGGACGCGGACGGCCGCCCCTGGGCGACGCTGCGGGAGGGTGCGCCGGGCTTCCTCCATGCGCCGGACCCGTTCCAGCTTCGGGTGGAGGCGCCGCGCGATCCCGACGACCCGGCCGAGGCCGGCCTGCGGGACGAGGAGGGCGTGGCCCTGCTTGGGATCGAACTGGCCACGCGTCGCCGCAACCGCTTGAACGGACGGATCGAGCGGAGCGGACCGGAGGGATTTGCAGTCCGCGTCGAGCAGAGTTTCGGAAACTGCCCGCAATACATCCGCATTCGGCACGAAGTCGGCCCGGACGTGCCGTGGGCCTCCCGTCCCCGCCCGCGCGTGTCGGACCGGCTCGATGCGGCGGCGCGGGCAGTCGTCGCGGCCGCGGAAACCTTCTTCGTCGCGAGCGCCGTCGAGGAGGCGGGCGGACGGCGGCAGATCGATGTCTCGCACAGGGGCGGTCCGGCCGGCTTCGTGCGGGTCGACGCGGAGGGCCGCCTCACGATCCCCGATTATTCCGGCAACCGCTTCTTCAACACGCTGGGCAACATGCTGGAGAACCCGCGGGCAGGGATCGTCTTTCCGGATTTCGCGACCGGCGATCTGCTGCAGATGAGCGGGCGCACCGAGGTCGTCCTCGAACCGGCGGCGGAGGAGCGGATCGAAGGCGCCGAGCGTCTGTGGCGGTTCATGCCGGAGCGGGTCGTGTTCCGGGCCGGCGCGCTGCGGCTGCGGTTTGCCGCGGCCGATGCGGCCTGA
- a CDS encoding NAD(P)/FAD-dependent oxidoreductase, with protein sequence MSAKDRLVVVGNGMASLRFLERLTERAPGRYDVTVVGAEPVAAYNRVLLSSLLGGEVDEAACGFRPLSWYEEHGIRLVTGAPVTEIDRANRIALVGETHVLPYDRLVLAVGSLPIRLPLPGIDLPGVLTFRDFADVAAIRKAAVEHARAVVIGGGLLGLEAAVGLARLGVDTTLVHVMDRVMERQLDHAAARLVRTAMEARGVKVVLCADTAAIEGEGRVQRLRMKDGSVIPADLVVMSVGIRASMALAQGCGLACGRGITVDDRMTTSDPAIHALGECAEHRGVVYGLVEPAYEQAEVLSRHLVGETASYPGTSVATSLKVSGLPVFSAGVVDTPDGAEAVVMHDAAAGLYRKLIIADGRLAGAVFVGDISEQARCKELIRSGAPLSPDDRDDLMFGPAPKTLAA encoded by the coding sequence ATGAGCGCGAAGGACAGACTCGTCGTCGTCGGCAACGGCATGGCCTCGCTCCGCTTCCTCGAGCGGCTGACGGAGCGCGCGCCGGGCCGCTACGACGTGACGGTGGTCGGCGCCGAGCCGGTGGCGGCCTACAACCGGGTGCTGCTCTCCTCGCTGCTCGGCGGCGAGGTGGATGAGGCGGCCTGCGGCTTCCGTCCGCTCTCCTGGTACGAGGAGCATGGCATCCGCCTCGTCACCGGCGCGCCGGTGACCGAGATCGACCGGGCGAACCGCATCGCCCTGGTCGGGGAGACACATGTCCTGCCCTACGACCGGTTGGTGCTGGCGGTGGGCTCGCTGCCGATCCGCCTGCCGCTGCCGGGCATCGACCTGCCCGGCGTGCTGACCTTCCGCGACTTCGCCGACGTGGCGGCGATCCGGAAGGCGGCGGTGGAGCATGCCAGGGCCGTGGTGATCGGCGGCGGGCTTCTGGGCCTTGAGGCCGCGGTCGGGCTCGCCCGGCTCGGGGTCGACACCACGCTGGTCCACGTCATGGATCGGGTGATGGAGCGCCAGCTCGACCACGCCGCCGCCCGCCTCGTGCGCACGGCGATGGAGGCCCGCGGCGTGAAGGTGGTGCTCTGCGCCGACACCGCGGCGATCGAGGGCGAGGGTCGGGTCCAGCGGCTGCGGATGAAGGACGGCAGCGTGATCCCCGCCGACCTCGTGGTGATGTCGGTCGGCATCCGCGCCTCGATGGCGCTGGCGCAGGGCTGCGGGCTCGCCTGCGGGCGCGGCATCACGGTGGACGACCGGATGACGACCTCCGATCCGGCCATCCATGCGCTCGGCGAATGCGCCGAGCACAGGGGTGTCGTTTACGGCCTCGTCGAGCCCGCCTACGAGCAGGCCGAGGTGCTGTCCCGTCACCTCGTCGGTGAGACGGCTTCCTATCCCGGCACGTCCGTTGCCACGAGCCTGAAGGTGTCGGGCTTGCCCGTCTTCTCGGCGGGCGTGGTCGATACGCCGGACGGCGCCGAGGCGGTGGTGATGCACGACGCCGCCGCCGGGCTCTACCGCAAGCTGATCATCGCCGACGGCCGGCTCGCGGGAGCCGTCTTCGTCGGCGACATCTCGGAGCAGGCGCGCTGCAAGGAGCTGATCCGCTCCGGCGCGCCGCTCTCCCCTGACGACCGGGACGATCTGATGTTCGGCCCGGCCCCGAAAACCCTCGCAGCGTGA
- a CDS encoding ABC transporter ATP-binding protein/permease produces MAAYKSRLGIQAVLTALFALLLLAIPVILPGIPSPPLYVSLAGFAMAGILLASNTLSAYLKIFVSVYGIGYLVLAGAKTLAAVGALPATVAALLPPDFAATGSVVFGGIVLAISHWKPIRDITLIADPYFASHDAPSREIGMFRRFGRTEGQIGRNLVALSIFVNFADVALTLRFNFFYRDMYNALQEFDAAAFWYQLGYIFVPLAILNVVIGMFDIYVDSGLQLRWRTWLTHNLYERWLGQGTHYRIPFVDEHADNPDQRIQSDVNNFIAQTTTLSTRLLSQAAQLVSFIVILWTLSRDFVLPFTDTVIPGFLVWLVIAYAVVGTWLTHLIGKPLIGLDYRQEQVEADFRFALARNRIYSEQIALLRGERAESSRLASLFHAIVDNYVGIIFRRIKLIAFTFSYRQASTIFPLVIAAPSFFAKKITLGALQQTSNAFSNVQNSLNFFINSYTILAAYKANTIRLGSFKRAMTKAEALAGAGYGLASGNDTAGAVSAHDLTLALPDGREIVRANALELPKGGATLVTGPSGSGKSTLFRAIAGIWPFGKGRVDVPAGQSALVLPQRPYLPLGSLRGAVAYPQTVDHFSDEAIRDALRAARLPQLADQLDVVDSWDRRLSGGEQQRLAIARAILAKPDWLFLDESTAALDEETEAEIYRMLRETLPGTTIVSIGHRSTLNKHHDRRVEMKPAGDGRFEPRMSAMPAPAE; encoded by the coding sequence GTGGCCGCATACAAGAGCAGGCTCGGCATCCAGGCCGTGCTGACCGCGCTCTTCGCGCTCCTGCTGCTGGCCATCCCAGTGATCTTGCCGGGGATCCCGAGTCCGCCGCTCTACGTCTCGCTCGCGGGCTTCGCGATGGCGGGCATCCTGCTGGCCTCGAACACCCTCTCGGCCTACCTCAAGATCTTCGTCTCGGTCTACGGAATCGGCTACCTCGTGCTGGCCGGCGCCAAGACGCTCGCCGCCGTGGGCGCGCTGCCCGCCACCGTCGCGGCGCTGCTGCCGCCGGATTTCGCGGCCACCGGATCGGTGGTGTTCGGCGGCATCGTGCTCGCCATCTCCCACTGGAAGCCGATCCGGGACATCACCCTGATCGCCGACCCCTATTTCGCGAGCCACGACGCCCCGAGTCGGGAGATCGGCATGTTCCGCCGCTTCGGTCGCACGGAAGGGCAGATCGGCCGCAATCTCGTGGCGCTGTCGATCTTCGTGAATTTCGCCGACGTGGCGCTGACCCTGCGGTTCAACTTCTTCTACCGCGACATGTACAACGCGCTGCAGGAGTTCGACGCGGCGGCCTTCTGGTACCAGCTCGGCTACATCTTCGTGCCGCTCGCGATCCTCAACGTCGTGATCGGCATGTTCGACATCTACGTCGATTCGGGCCTGCAGCTGCGCTGGCGCACTTGGCTCACCCACAATCTGTACGAGCGCTGGCTGGGGCAGGGCACGCATTACCGCATCCCCTTCGTCGACGAGCACGCCGACAACCCAGATCAGCGCATCCAGTCGGACGTCAACAACTTCATCGCCCAGACCACGACGCTCTCGACCCGGCTGCTGTCGCAGGCCGCTCAGCTCGTCTCCTTCATCGTCATCCTGTGGACGCTCTCGCGCGACTTCGTGCTGCCGTTCACCGACACGGTGATCCCGGGCTTCCTGGTCTGGCTGGTGATCGCCTACGCCGTGGTCGGCACGTGGCTGACCCACCTGATCGGCAAGCCGCTCATCGGCCTCGACTATCGGCAGGAGCAGGTCGAGGCGGATTTCCGCTTCGCGCTGGCGCGCAACCGCATCTACTCGGAGCAGATCGCGCTGCTGCGGGGCGAGCGGGCCGAATCCTCGCGGCTGGCCAGCCTGTTCCACGCCATCGTCGACAACTACGTCGGCATCATCTTCCGGCGCATCAAGCTGATCGCCTTCACCTTCAGCTACCGGCAGGCGAGCACGATCTTCCCCCTCGTGATCGCCGCCCCCTCGTTCTTCGCCAAGAAGATCACCCTGGGCGCGCTGCAGCAGACGTCGAACGCGTTCAGCAACGTCCAGAACTCGCTGAACTTCTTCATCAACTCCTACACCATCCTCGCCGCCTACAAGGCGAACACGATCCGTCTCGGCTCGTTCAAGCGGGCGATGACCAAGGCCGAGGCGCTGGCCGGCGCCGGCTACGGCCTTGCCAGCGGCAACGACACCGCCGGTGCCGTCAGCGCCCACGACCTGACGCTGGCACTGCCCGACGGCCGCGAGATCGTGCGGGCGAACGCGCTCGAACTGCCGAAGGGCGGTGCGACCCTGGTCACCGGCCCATCGGGCTCGGGCAAGTCGACCCTGTTCCGGGCGATCGCCGGGATCTGGCCGTTCGGCAAGGGCCGGGTCGATGTGCCGGCCGGACAGTCGGCGCTGGTTCTGCCGCAGCGGCCCTACCTCCCCCTCGGCTCGCTCCGCGGCGCGGTGGCCTACCCGCAGACGGTCGATCACTTCTCCGACGAGGCGATCCGCGACGCCTTGCGCGCCGCGCGGCTGCCGCAACTCGCCGACCAACTCGACGTGGTCGATAGCTGGGACCGTCGCCTGTCGGGCGGCGAACAGCAGCGGCTGGCCATCGCGCGGGCGATCCTGGCCAAGCCCGACTGGCTGTTCCTCGACGAATCGACCGCCGCCCTCGACGAGGAGACCGAGGCCGAGATCTACCGGATGCTGCGCGAGACCCTCCCCGGCACCACCATCGTCTCGATCGGCCACCGCTCGACCCTGAACAAGCACCACGACCGGCGGGTCGAGATGAAGCCGGCCGGCGACGGCCGGTTCGAGCCGCGGATGTCGGCGATGCCGGCACCGGCGGAGTAG
- a CDS encoding NirA family protein: protein MADEFNAEQKRYLEGFASGIAAARMTGGLALGQTPAGAPAEPTGPDAIHIKAQDRTVKEGGKLCEQEKWKRAENPFDGHNRLKAEAATGKQPKPEDNFRWRYHGMFWVAPTQTSYMCRIRVPNGILQHWQFAGLADLADAHGGGYSHVTTRAGLQVREINPEHAQPFLDGLIDLGLTAQGAGADNIRNVTGSPAAGIDAQELLDTRPLTKSWHNWILNDRSLYGLPRKFNVSFDGGGVMPALEETNDIGFQAIQVLEGAAVAPGVWMRLVLGGISGHKDLARDTGIVLKPEDCNRVADAIIRVFIENGDRTNRNKARMKYVLDAWGFDKYIAAVEEKLGRKLDRVDAAHVAPRRPTDRFSHVGVHAQAQPGLNWVGVVLPVGKMTTDQMRGLAKIAAECGDGQIRMTVWQNFIFSGVPDAKVAEVETRVLALGLTTKAAGIRSGLVACTGARGCKFAASDTKGHAMIIADHVEQTVPALDVPVNVHLTGCHHSCAQHYIGDIGLIGAKVVVSEEGDTVEGYDVVVGGGFAENPKIGTEIWKAIKAEDVPTRVEALLNAYLARRQGPEESFQAFTARTGPEALRDAAEEQPALKAAA, encoded by the coding sequence ATGGCAGACGAATTCAACGCCGAGCAGAAGCGGTATCTCGAAGGCTTCGCCTCCGGCATCGCCGCCGCCCGGATGACCGGCGGCCTCGCCCTGGGGCAGACCCCGGCGGGTGCGCCGGCCGAGCCCACGGGCCCGGACGCGATCCACATCAAGGCGCAGGACCGGACCGTCAAGGAAGGCGGCAAGCTCTGCGAGCAGGAGAAGTGGAAGCGTGCCGAGAACCCGTTCGACGGCCACAACCGCCTGAAGGCGGAGGCCGCCACCGGCAAGCAGCCCAAGCCTGAGGACAATTTCCGCTGGCGCTACCACGGCATGTTCTGGGTGGCGCCGACCCAGACCTCCTACATGTGCCGGATCCGGGTTCCGAACGGCATCCTGCAACACTGGCAGTTCGCCGGCCTCGCCGACCTCGCGGACGCCCATGGCGGCGGCTACAGCCACGTCACCACCCGTGCCGGCCTGCAGGTGCGCGAGATCAACCCTGAGCACGCCCAGCCCTTCCTCGACGGGCTGATCGATCTCGGCCTGACCGCGCAGGGCGCGGGGGCCGACAATATCCGCAACGTCACCGGCTCGCCCGCCGCCGGCATCGACGCGCAGGAACTGCTGGACACCCGTCCGCTCACCAAGTCCTGGCACAACTGGATCCTGAACGACCGCTCGCTCTACGGCCTGCCGCGCAAGTTCAACGTCTCCTTCGACGGCGGCGGCGTGATGCCGGCGCTCGAAGAGACGAACGACATCGGCTTCCAGGCGATCCAGGTGCTGGAGGGTGCCGCGGTCGCGCCGGGCGTCTGGATGCGCCTCGTGCTCGGCGGCATCTCGGGCCACAAGGATCTGGCCCGCGACACCGGAATCGTCCTCAAGCCCGAGGACTGCAACCGCGTGGCCGACGCGATTATCCGGGTCTTCATCGAGAACGGCGACCGGACCAACCGCAACAAGGCCCGGATGAAGTACGTCCTCGACGCCTGGGGCTTCGACAAGTACATCGCCGCCGTCGAGGAGAAGCTCGGGCGCAAACTCGACCGGGTCGATGCCGCCCATGTCGCCCCGCGCCGGCCGACCGATCGCTTCAGCCATGTCGGCGTCCATGCCCAGGCCCAGCCCGGACTGAACTGGGTCGGCGTGGTGCTCCCCGTCGGCAAGATGACCACCGACCAGATGCGCGGCCTGGCCAAGATCGCCGCGGAATGCGGCGACGGCCAGATCCGCATGACGGTCTGGCAGAACTTCATCTTCTCCGGCGTGCCGGACGCGAAGGTGGCCGAGGTCGAGACCCGGGTGCTCGCCCTCGGCCTCACCACCAAGGCGGCCGGCATCCGCTCGGGCCTCGTGGCCTGCACCGGCGCCCGCGGCTGCAAGTTCGCGGCCTCCGACACCAAGGGTCACGCGATGATCATCGCCGACCATGTCGAGCAGACCGTGCCGGCGCTCGACGTGCCGGTGAACGTCCACCTCACCGGCTGTCATCACAGCTGCGCCCAGCACTACATCGGCGATATCGGCCTGATCGGCGCCAAGGTCGTCGTCTCGGAGGAGGGCGACACTGTCGAGGGCTACGACGTGGTGGTCGGCGGCGGCTTCGCCGAGAACCCGAAGATCGGCACCGAGATCTGGAAGGCGATCAAAGCCGAGGACGTGCCGACCCGCGTCGAGGCCCTGCTCAACGCCTATCTCGCCCGCCGCCAGGGCCCGGAGGAGAGCTTCCAGGCCTTCACCGCGCGCACCGGCCCCGAAGCCCTGCGCGACGCCGCCGAAGAACAACCCGCCCTCAAGGCCGCCGCATGA
- a CDS encoding glutathione S-transferase family protein gives MKLYSLTLSGHAHRARLFLSLLGQPYEAVEVDFAAGQNRSREFLALNPFGQVPVLDDEGVIVPDSNAILVYLAKKLGRGDWLPEDAEGAARVQRWLSVAAGQIAFGPCAARLVTLFGAHFDVEEVIARAHRILALIEAELSSRDWIAAERPTIADVALYSYIAAAPEGNVDLAAYRHVRAWLARIEALPGFVALPASPVGLNAVGDPS, from the coding sequence ATGAAGCTCTACAGCCTGACGCTTTCGGGCCATGCCCACCGGGCGCGCCTGTTCCTGTCGCTGCTCGGCCAGCCCTACGAGGCGGTCGAGGTCGATTTTGCCGCCGGCCAGAACCGCTCACGCGAGTTCCTGGCGCTCAACCCATTCGGGCAGGTGCCCGTCCTCGACGACGAGGGGGTGATCGTGCCGGATTCGAACGCCATCCTCGTCTATCTCGCGAAGAAGCTCGGGCGCGGCGACTGGCTGCCCGAGGATGCGGAGGGGGCGGCGCGGGTGCAGCGCTGGCTCTCGGTCGCGGCCGGACAAATCGCCTTCGGCCCCTGCGCCGCGCGCCTCGTCACCCTGTTCGGGGCGCATTTCGACGTGGAGGAGGTGATCGCCCGCGCCCACCGGATCCTGGCGCTGATCGAGGCGGAACTGTCGTCCCGCGACTGGATCGCCGCCGAGCGCCCGACCATCGCCGACGTGGCGCTCTACAGCTACATCGCCGCCGCCCCCGAGGGGAACGTCGATCTCGCGGCCTACCGCCATGTCCGCGCGTGGCTCGCCCGCATCGAGGCGCTGCCGGGCTTCGTGGCGCTGCCGGCTTCGCCGGTCGGCCTGAACGCGGTGGGAGATCCGTCATGA
- a CDS encoding sulfite reductase subunit alpha: MTQHVAPPLVLIPESAPFTADQRSWLSGYFAALLGPAVEGATALAPGEAPSTGPKLADNDDAPWHDPSMPINDRMAIAKDRSEPQKLMAAMAQQDCGQCGYNCADYANAIFLKNEERLNLCQPGGKETLRMLKKLEEEFGASGGAAAPKKDEGDAPKKEPELGPLGFCRENPVEATFLSRTRLNAPGGEKETWHIEIDLRDTPITYEAGDSLGLFPANAPALVDAVIAELGTRPERMIRGKTLRDRLLTDYSLGAAPDNLYQLLSLLTSGEARKKAQALAAGEDPDGDAAYLDVLGALHKFPGARPDAEVFLEALDELQPRLYSISSSPKMDVGRVSLTVDAVRYNHRSRLRLGVASTHLGERLPEQTKVKIYLQKAHGFGLPEDPSKDVIMCGPGTGVAPFRSFLRERAATKAPGRNWLFYGHQRQATDFFYKDELNGLKDDKVLTRLSLAWSRDGKEKTYVQDRMRENGAELWKWLEGGAHFYVCGDAKRMAKDVERAIIDVAAQFGGKNPDEAVAYLAALKKTGRYQADVY; the protein is encoded by the coding sequence ATGACCCAGCACGTCGCGCCCCCGCTCGTTCTCATCCCCGAGAGCGCCCCCTTCACCGCCGACCAGCGCTCCTGGCTGTCGGGCTACTTCGCCGCGCTGCTGGGCCCGGCGGTCGAGGGCGCCACCGCCCTCGCGCCCGGCGAAGCGCCCTCGACGGGTCCGAAGCTCGCCGACAACGACGACGCGCCCTGGCACGACCCGTCGATGCCGATCAACGACCGCATGGCGATCGCCAAGGACCGCTCCGAGCCGCAGAAGCTGATGGCCGCCATGGCCCAGCAGGATTGCGGCCAGTGCGGCTACAACTGCGCCGACTACGCCAACGCGATCTTCCTCAAGAACGAGGAGCGGCTGAACCTCTGCCAGCCCGGCGGCAAGGAAACGCTCCGGATGCTGAAGAAGCTGGAGGAGGAGTTCGGCGCGTCGGGCGGCGCGGCGGCCCCGAAGAAGGACGAAGGGGACGCGCCCAAGAAGGAGCCGGAACTCGGCCCGCTGGGCTTCTGCCGCGAGAATCCGGTCGAGGCGACCTTCCTGTCGCGTACGCGCCTCAACGCCCCGGGCGGTGAGAAGGAAACCTGGCACATCGAGATCGACCTGAGGGACACGCCGATCACCTACGAGGCCGGCGATTCCCTCGGGCTGTTCCCCGCCAACGCCCCGGCCCTGGTCGATGCGGTGATCGCCGAACTCGGCACGCGCCCCGAGCGGATGATCCGCGGCAAGACCCTGCGCGACCGGCTGCTGACCGACTATTCCCTCGGCGCGGCGCCCGACAACCTCTACCAGCTCCTCTCGCTCCTGACCTCGGGCGAGGCGCGCAAGAAGGCGCAGGCGCTGGCGGCCGGCGAGGATCCGGACGGCGACGCCGCCTATCTCGACGTGCTCGGCGCCCTCCACAAGTTCCCCGGCGCCCGGCCCGACGCCGAGGTGTTCCTGGAGGCGCTCGACGAGTTGCAGCCGCGGCTCTACTCGATCTCGTCCTCGCCGAAGATGGATGTCGGCCGCGTCTCGCTCACCGTCGACGCGGTGCGCTACAACCACCGCTCGCGGCTGCGCCTCGGCGTCGCCTCCACCCATCTGGGTGAGCGCCTGCCCGAGCAGACGAAGGTCAAGATCTACCTGCAGAAGGCGCACGGCTTCGGCCTGCCGGAAGATCCGTCGAAGGACGTGATCATGTGCGGCCCCGGCACCGGGGTCGCCCCGTTCCGCTCCTTCCTGCGCGAGCGCGCCGCGACGAAGGCGCCCGGCCGCAACTGGCTGTTCTACGGCCACCAGCGGCAGGCGACCGACTTCTTCTACAAGGACGAGCTGAACGGCCTTAAGGACGACAAGGTGCTCACCCGCCTCTCGCTCGCATGGTCGCGCGACGGCAAGGAGAAGACCTACGTCCAGGACCGCATGCGCGAGAACGGCGCCGAGCTGTGGAAGTGGCTGGAGGGCGGCGCCCATTTCTACGTCTGCGGCGACGCCAAGCGCATGGCCAAGGACGTGGAGCGGGCGATCATCGACGTCGCCGCTCAGTTCGGCGGCAAGAACCCCGACGAGGCGGTGGCCTATCTCGCCGCCCTGAAGAAGACCGGACGCTACCAGGCCGACGTGTATTGA